Proteins co-encoded in one Pirellulales bacterium genomic window:
- a CDS encoding GNAT family N-acetyltransferase, giving the protein MHGLEHEATWTNRQEGTITADRPSRRRTTTASERTAQRLARAKAAYQAAVEAHASVLVVDRSEDTVVRPIHRVPRDSRSNTPEQSAPARVGRAVGAPVEVSKVTTRRDRHDFVELPFEIYAHDPHWVAPLVRDVKAFIDPNQHPFYLHGSAQALVARRNGKVVGRVLVSDDPRYNLQHDSNVGCFGLFESIDDGQVADALLDAAQDWLKSRGRTQIMGPIDYSTNYACGLLIDGFQTPPRVMMNHQPAYYRGLLESWGLAKAKDLYAWWFEDELNMLEHWRDRAKRLATRSGITIRPFRRDDFDAEVERCMEVYNQSWEKSWGFVKMTEAEFYHLAAQLRSLAETDLLFLAEADGRPVGFSMTLPDFNEALKPVKGRLTTYGVPVGLARLLWAKRRIRTARFAVLGILEAFRRRGVAELLILNTLDTGRNKLHYTGAELGWTLEDNDLINRAIEKVGGRRYKTYRLFARNI; this is encoded by the coding sequence ATGCACGGCCTGGAACACGAGGCGACCTGGACCAACCGGCAGGAGGGAACCATCACGGCCGATCGTCCCTCGCGACGTCGCACGACCACCGCTTCAGAGCGAACGGCCCAGCGTCTTGCCCGGGCCAAGGCGGCCTATCAGGCGGCCGTCGAGGCGCATGCCAGCGTGCTCGTCGTCGACCGGAGCGAAGACACGGTCGTACGGCCGATCCATCGCGTCCCCCGCGACTCGCGGAGCAACACGCCGGAACAATCTGCGCCGGCGCGCGTCGGCCGTGCCGTGGGGGCGCCGGTCGAGGTGAGCAAGGTGACCACCCGTCGCGACCGGCACGACTTCGTGGAACTGCCGTTCGAGATCTATGCCCACGACCCCCACTGGGTCGCCCCCCTAGTGCGCGACGTGAAGGCCTTCATCGACCCGAATCAGCACCCCTTCTATCTGCACGGGTCGGCCCAGGCGCTCGTCGCGCGGCGCAACGGCAAAGTGGTAGGCCGGGTACTCGTCAGCGACGACCCGCGCTACAACCTGCAGCACGATTCGAACGTCGGCTGCTTTGGCCTGTTCGAATCGATCGACGACGGGCAGGTGGCCGACGCACTGCTCGACGCCGCGCAAGACTGGCTCAAGAGTCGCGGTCGCACGCAGATCATGGGGCCGATCGATTACTCGACCAACTACGCGTGTGGCCTATTGATCGATGGCTTCCAGACGCCGCCGCGGGTGATGATGAATCACCAGCCCGCCTACTACCGCGGACTGCTCGAGTCGTGGGGACTGGCCAAGGCGAAGGATCTGTACGCCTGGTGGTTCGAGGACGAGCTCAACATGCTCGAGCATTGGCGCGACCGCGCCAAGCGATTGGCTACCCGTAGCGGCATCACCATCCGGCCCTTCCGCCGCGACGATTTCGACGCCGAGGTCGAACGCTGCATGGAGGTCTACAACCAGAGTTGGGAGAAGAGCTGGGGCTTCGTAAAGATGACCGAGGCCGAATTCTACCACCTGGCGGCTCAGCTTCGCAGCCTGGCCGAGACCGATCTGCTGTTTCTGGCCGAGGCCGACGGGCGCCCGGTCGGCTTCTCGATGACGCTGCCCGACTTCAACGAAGCGTTGAAGCCGGTAAAGGGACGCCTGACCACGTATGGCGTGCCGGTAGGTCTGGCGCGTCTGCTGTGGGCCAAGCGCCGCATCCGCACGGCCCGTTTCGCGGTGCTCGGCATCCTCGAGGCGTTTCGCCGGCGGGGTGTCGCCGAGCTGTTGATCCTGAACACGCTCGACACCGGTCGCAACAAGCTCCACTACACCGGCGCCGAGTTGGGCTGGACCCTGGAAGACAACGACCTGATCAACCGGGCCATCGAAAAGGTAGGGGGGCGCCGCTACAAGACCTACCGCCTGTTCGCACGGAACATTTAG
- a CDS encoding FHA domain-containing protein, producing MPTVTIQIIDGAERGRVYENIPLPVTVGREEGNSIQLNDERVSRFHLKIQEDHDQVVLTDLDSTNGTKVNGEDIRLRILRHGDLIAVGRSVMVFGSREQIATRLRQLRGSLDERTLSPEEEQGEVNGHSLDFELSWSEHAQSTLHTLVPPELPARLSPGQAAQLSELIEYLHIRIRLLIETVQVDEDAETVQLDQRQWQGLVELQSRLASYLRTIGEPGA from the coding sequence ATGCCCACCGTCACGATCCAGATCATCGACGGGGCCGAGCGTGGTCGCGTCTACGAAAACATTCCCCTTCCGGTCACCGTTGGCCGCGAGGAAGGGAATTCGATTCAATTGAATGACGAGCGGGTCAGCCGCTTTCATCTCAAGATCCAGGAGGACCACGACCAGGTGGTCCTGACCGACCTGGACAGCACGAACGGCACCAAGGTCAACGGCGAAGACATTCGCCTGCGCATTTTGCGCCACGGCGATCTGATCGCCGTCGGTCGCTCGGTGATGGTCTTCGGCTCGCGCGAACAGATCGCCACGCGGCTGCGCCAGCTCCGCGGCAGCCTGGACGAGCGCACGCTGAGCCCGGAGGAAGAGCAGGGAGAGGTGAACGGGCATTCGCTCGATTTCGAGCTCAGTTGGAGCGAGCACGCCCAGTCGACGCTCCACACCCTGGTTCCGCCCGAGCTACCGGCCCGGCTCAGTCCCGGTCAGGCGGCGCAACTCTCGGAGTTGATCGAGTACCTGCACATTCGCATCCGCCTGCTGATCGAGACAGTGCAGGTCGACGAAGACGCTGAAACGGTGCAACTCGATCAGCGCCAATGGCAGGGGCTGGTCGAGCTGCAGTCGCGACTGGCAAGCTACCTGCGCACGATCGGCGAGCCGGGCGCGTAG
- a CDS encoding small basic protein yields MTMDKSLKRRTALVRSRNVLTRAERIAKLQEGDRWADGQSPLGLPKVRVIKLSMKKKKKKKEEDEGDTKAKPGKGK; encoded by the coding sequence ATGACGATGGACAAGAGCCTCAAGCGCCGCACGGCGCTCGTTCGCTCGCGCAACGTGCTGACGCGCGCCGAGCGTATTGCAAAGCTGCAAGAGGGGGATCGCTGGGCCGATGGGCAATCGCCGTTGGGCCTGCCCAAGGTACGCGTGATCAAGCTCTCGATGAAGAAGAAAAAGAAGAAGAAGGAAGAGGACGAAGGCGATACCAAGGCCAAGCCGGGCAAGGGCAAGTAG
- a CDS encoding enoyl-CoA hydratase/isomerase family protein: MLELEHRGEVTILRMARGKGNALNLEFCTALIEAFERLERASTRAVVLTGQGNVFGAGVDLPALVAGGAPYLRQFLPVMQRSFERLATFPKPVVAAVNGHAIAGGAILTLACDQRLMVRGTARFGLTEVLVGVVFPAWALEIARFATPPQHFQSAIVTGRTWGPEESLARGFIDELLEPEQLLDRACEVAAELGAVLPATFAETKRAVRRPMIEAAQRIARETDAAVLAHWCSPEVLRQIEEFAARNIKRRE, translated from the coding sequence ATGCTCGAACTCGAACACCGCGGCGAGGTTACCATTCTCCGCATGGCGCGCGGCAAGGGGAATGCGCTGAACCTCGAGTTCTGCACGGCCCTGATCGAGGCCTTCGAGCGACTCGAACGCGCCTCGACTCGCGCCGTGGTGCTCACCGGGCAAGGTAATGTGTTTGGGGCGGGTGTGGATCTCCCGGCTCTCGTGGCGGGGGGCGCGCCGTACCTTCGCCAGTTCCTGCCCGTCATGCAGCGCTCCTTCGAGCGGTTGGCGACCTTTCCCAAGCCGGTCGTCGCGGCGGTGAATGGTCATGCCATCGCCGGCGGCGCAATCCTCACGCTCGCCTGCGATCAGCGACTGATGGTGCGGGGAACGGCCCGCTTCGGCCTGACCGAGGTCCTGGTCGGGGTCGTCTTCCCGGCCTGGGCCTTGGAGATCGCCCGCTTCGCCACGCCGCCGCAACATTTTCAATCGGCGATCGTCACCGGCCGCACCTGGGGTCCCGAGGAGTCACTTGCCCGCGGCTTCATCGACGAACTGCTCGAGCCGGAGCAATTGCTCGACCGCGCCTGCGAGGTAGCCGCCGAGCTGGGGGCCGTGCTGCCGGCCACCTTCGCCGAGACGAAACGCGCCGTCCGCCGCCCCATGATCGAGGCCGCTCAGCGCATCGCTCGTGAAACCGACGCCGCGGTCCTCGCCCACTGGTGCTCCCCCGAGGTGTTACGGCAGATCGAGGAATTCGCCGCGCGGAATATCAAGCGGCGGGAGTAA